One window of the Montipora foliosa isolate CH-2021 chromosome 4, ASM3666993v2, whole genome shotgun sequence genome contains the following:
- the LOC138001148 gene encoding uncharacterized protein → MKALQDLRKDKSRLIISADKGNCTVVMDRKDYDEKVKELLGDESTYKVLKKDPTKTTERDMNGILLKMKREETIGENLYKRLHSSDGLPSRFYGLPKVHKNGCPLRPIVSFISTPTYNLSKHVAKILKPLTGNSDYTVKNSTEFCESITDLKLQDDDVLVSFDVVSLFTSIPVDVAISVAHSRLVNDENLQDRTAIPITDIVKLLDFCLSTTNFQYDHKHYRQIHGTAMGSPVFAIMANMVMEDLEERALASLTNPPLFWKRFMDDVITTAKSGSTQTFLEHLNSVEPCITFTIERENESKIAFLDTIVHHQEDEKLINTVYRKPTHTDRYLSYLSHHPSMHKRAVVKSLMAQAERIPSTKSD, encoded by the coding sequence ATGAAAGCCCTACAAGATCTCCGAAAGGACAAATCGAGACTCATCATTTCGGCGGACAAAGGGAACTGCACAGTTGTGATGGACCGCAAAGACTATGATGAGAAAGTAAAAGAACTCCTCGGCGACGAATCAACCTACAAGGTCTTAAAAAAAGATCCAACTAAAACGACGGAAAGAGACATGAACGGTATACTGCTGAAAATGAAACGGGAGGAGACCATCGGGGAAAATTTATACAAACGTCTCCACAGCTCCGACGGCCTACCATCTCGATTTTATGGTTTACCGAAAGTCCATAAGAACGGATGCCCGTTACGGCCCATTGTTTCTTTCATATCAACTCCTACATACAACCTCTCTAAGCATGTGGCTAAAATATTAAAACCCTTGACTGGTAATTCCGACTACACTGTCAAAAACAGCACTGAATTCTGTGAAAGTATTACTGACCTCAAACTTCAGGATGACGACGTACTTGTTTCTTTCGACGTCGTTTCGTTGTTTACATCGATTCCGGTGGACGTAGCTATTAGTGTTGCTCACAGCCGCCTGGTCAACGACGAAAATTTACAAGACAGGACAGCCATACCTATTACTGACATTGTCAAATTACTTGACTTTTGCCTGTCAACCACCAATTTTCAGTATGACCACAAGCATTACAGGCAAATTCATGGGACAGCTATGGGCTCCCCCGTTTTCGCTATAATGGCTAACATGGTCATGGAAGACCTTGAAGAAAGAGCGCTAGCTTCACTAACCAATCCACCTTTGTTTTGGAAGAGATTTATGGACGACGTGATTACAACCGCAAAATCTGGAAGTACACAGACCTTTCTGGAACATTTGAATTCAGTTGAACCTTGCATTACTTTCACAATTGAACGTGAGAACGAGAGTAAAATTGCCTTTCTTGACACCATCGTTCATCACCAGGAAGACGAAAAATTAATCAACACCGTCTACCGGAAACCTACCCACACCGATCGCTATCTGTCATATCTATCGCACCATCCCAGTATGCACAAGCGAGCTGTGGTCAAATCATTAATGGCTCAGGCCGAGAGAATTCCCTCAACAAAATCCGActga
- the LOC138001147 gene encoding uncharacterized protein, with amino-acid sequence MDRPGDKPSFNSFLEKYDREILLKARRLNKTMTKITRHKCHLFFNHRCKDRYKLAKNTGFQFLKLRIEQLHKKIRQLDCEKDRLTKCLHAVMEPDDLKQTEVLFRNLQHTEHLRIKAGHTRKLQALEGKSNQSTTRNTVNCEKWVLNISSKPLTDTEKSALQKGMNFAIAPKKIPTAEFVAAVEDSITKLSAEENLTVRARVSLKSLAEPTLRHQTFHLRK; translated from the coding sequence ATGGATCGACCTGGTGACAAACCCAGTTTTAATAGCTTTCTAGAGAAGTACGACAGAGAAATTTTACTGAAAGCTCGCCGATTGAACAAGACGATGACAAAGATCACTCGACATAAGTGTCATCTTTTTTTCAACCACCGATGCAAAGATCGCTACAAATTGGCAAAGAATACTGGTTTTCAATTTCTGAAGCTGAGAATCGAACaattgcacaagaaaattcGCCAACTCGACTGCGAAAAAGACAGGCTAACAAAATGCTTGCACGCTGTTATGGAACCCGACGATCTGAAGCAGACTGAAGTGCTTTTCCGAAATTTACAACATACGGAACACTTGAGAATTAAGGCTGGACATACGAGAAAATTGCAAGCATTGGAGGGAAAATCTAACCAATCAACCACTAGAAACACCGTCAACTGTGAGAAATGGGTTTTAAATATCTCAAGTAAACCACTCACGGATACTGAGAAGTCTGCATTGCAAAAGGGAATGAATTTTGCCATTGCTCCAAAGAAAATTCCCACTGCAGAATTCGTAGCTGCTGTGGAAGACAGTATAACTAAACTATCGGCTGAGGAAAACCTTACAGTAAGAGCACGAGTTTCACTGAAGTCCTTAGCAGAGCCCACCCTCCGGCATCAAACATTCCATCTTCGGAAATGA